One genomic segment of Humidesulfovibrio mexicanus includes these proteins:
- a CDS encoding ferritin translates to MLSKKMEKAFNDQIKWEYYSAYLYLSLSSYFSNAGLSGFANWMDVQFQEEQFHARKMFDYVNEKGGRVVLQGIEAPPSTWKTPLAAFDYALRHEFAVTKRINDLMTLAQKENDHASAIFLQWFVSEQVEEEASFGDTVNKLKMVGDGGGMFMLDRELATRVFTPPVA, encoded by the coding sequence ATGCTGAGCAAAAAGATGGAGAAGGCCTTCAACGACCAGATCAAGTGGGAATACTATTCTGCGTACCTGTATCTGTCCCTGTCGTCGTATTTTTCAAACGCCGGACTTTCCGGTTTCGCAAACTGGATGGATGTGCAGTTCCAGGAAGAGCAGTTTCATGCCCGCAAGATGTTCGACTACGTCAACGAGAAAGGTGGGCGCGTTGTCCTGCAGGGCATAGAGGCCCCGCCGAGCACCTGGAAGACCCCGCTTGCGGCCTTCGATTATGCGCTGAGGCATGAATTTGCCGTCACCAAGCGCATCAACGACCTCATGACCCTTGCCCAGAAGGAGAACGACCACGCCTCGGCCATTTTTTTGCAGTGGTTTGTTTCCGAGCAGGTGGAAGAGGAAGCCAGCTTTGGCGACACCGTCAACAAGCTCAAGATGGTGGGCGATGGCGGCGGCATGTTCATGCTGGACCGCGAACTGGCAACTCGCGTGTTTACCCCGCCTGTCGCATAG